A window of Gudongella oleilytica genomic DNA:
TTATTGGGTCATGAGTACTTGAGGGTTGCTCAAGTGGGTTCCCCCATTCGGATATCTACGGATCGACGTCTATTTGCGACTCCCCGTAGCATTTCGGTGCTTATCCCGTCCTTCTTCGGCTCTTGGTGCCAAGGCATTCGCCCTATGCTCTTAATAACTTGACCTATTTCATGTTTGTTCTTCTTCTTAGATTTAGTTTTCAATGTTCAGTTGAGACAATTCACAGTTCACAGTTCACAGTTCACAGTTATCAGGGTCATTCTCTTAAGTCTAAACCTAAGATCCTTCGCTTTCGCTCAGGATGACTTCTTTTAATTGTGCATTGTGCATTGTTCATCGTGCATTGGATCTCTTGGTGGAGATGAGGAGGATCGAACTCCTGACCCCCTGCTTGCAAGGCAGGTGCTCTCCCAGCTGAGCTACACCCCCGTAATCAATTAATACCCTGTCAATGAAATATGTCAAAATCATAGATTTTGGATATTTCTATTGCTGGGCACTACGCAATTGACAATTGACAATGAACAATTTTGTTCAAAGGCCAGTTTGCCTCTGGCTTGCCAAGTTAATTTAATTCACTATTCACATTTCACAATTGTGCATTGTGATTTGTGCATTGTGAATTATATATAACAAACAGTGCGAGATACTTATCCTGAAATCTTCCTTAGAAAGGAGGTGATCCAGCCGCACCTTCCGATACGGCTACCTTGTTACGACTTCACCCCAGTCATTGCCCCTACCTTCGACAGCTGCCTCCATTACTGGTTAGCTCACTGGCTTCGGGTATTGACAACTCCCATGGTGTGACGGGCGGTGTGTACAAGACCCGGGAACGCATTCACCGCGGCATTCTGATCCGCGATTACTAGCAACTCCGACTTCATGCAGGCGAGTTGCAGCCTGCAATCCGAACTGGGATCGGCTTTTAGAGATTTGCTTGCCATCGCTGACTTGCTTCTCGTTGTACCGACCATTGTAGCACGTGTGTAGCCCAGGACATAAAGGGCATGATGATTTGACGTCATCCCCACCTTCCTCCGATTTGTCATCGGCAGTCTCTTTAGAGTGCCCAACTTAATGATGGCAACTAAAGACAAGGGTTGCGCTCGTTGCGGGACTTAACCCAACATCTCACGACACGAGCTGACGACAACCATGCACCACCTGTGTCCGCTGTACCCCGAAGGATAAAGATGCATCTCTGCACCGGTCAGCGGCATGTCAAGCCCTGGTAAGGTTCTTCGCGTTGCTTCGAATTAAACCACATGCTCCGCTGCTTGTGCGGGTCCCCGTCAATTCCTTTGAGTTTCATACTTGCGTACGTACTCCCCAGGCGGAGTGCTTAATGCGTTAGCTGCGGCACCGAGGTTTGACCCCCAACACCTAGCACTCATCGTTTACGGCGTGGACTACCAGGGTATCTAATCCTGTTTGCTCCCCACGCTTTCGTTCCTCAGCGTCAGTATAAGTCCAGAAAGTCGCCTTCGCCACTGGTATTCCTCCTAATATCTACGCATTTCACCGCTACACTAGGAATTCCACTTTCCTCTCCTTAACTCAAGTCTGACAGTTTCAAATGCTTACGTAGGTTGAGCCTACGCCTTTCACATCTGACTTATCAGACCGCCTGCGAACCCTTTACGCCCAATAATTCCGGACAACGCTCGCCCCCTACGTATTACCGCGGCTGCTGGCACGTAGTTAGCCGGGGCTTCCTCCTTGGGTACCGTCATTATCTTCCCCAAGGACAGAACTTTACAACCCGAAGGCCTTCATCATTCACGCGGCGTCGCTGCATCAGAGTTTCCTCCATTGTGCAATATTCCCCACTGCTGCCTCCCGTAGGAGTCTGGACCGTGTCTCAGTTCCAGTGTGGCCGTTCACCCTCTCAGGCCGGCTACCTATCGAAGCCTTGGTGAGCCGTTACCTCACCAACTAGCTAATAGGACGCGAGACCATCTTTCACCGCTTATTCGCTTTGACTGATCTACCATGCGGTAATTCAGTTTCATAAGGTATTAATCCCAGTTTCCCGAGGCTATCCCTTTGTGAAAGGCAGGTTTCTCACGCGTTACTCACCCGTCCGCCGCTAAGATGACTCTTCGATCCATCCGAAAACTTCTCTCTGAGTCACTTCGCTCGACTTGCATGTGTTAGGCACGCCGCCAGCGTTCGTCCTGAGCCAGGATCAAACTCTCATTTAATAGTTTGATTTAGCTCATATTATTTGTTCTTAAAAAATTGAAATCTTTGGTTCATTCAAAGCTCTCACACTGTTTAGTTATCTAGGTTCATTCGCCGCCCTCTTGAGGCGACTTGCTTAGTATAGCATCTATACTTAAGCGGTGTCAACAGGTTTTTTTAGGTTTTTTAACGCATCCTCAAATGTAGTGCTGACTTTATAAATGTTACCACCTTTTATCCTCAAAGTCAACGGGTTTTTATAAATAATTAATGTGAAAATGCCTTGTTTTTATGGTGGAGGATGACTCTATTTAGCCATTTCTCTTGAGTACTTGGCAATCATATTTCCCAGTGCAATTGAGTAAAGTTTTGTTTCCTTGTCATCTGCTCTGGAGACTAAAATTACAGGAACTTTTGCTCCCATGATTATGCCGGCCGATTTCCCGCCTGCCAAATATGTTATTGCCTTGCCAATACCGTTACCCATTTCAATATTTGGCACAAGCAGAATATCCGCATCTCCAGCTACTTCCCCGGGAAATCTCTTGACCTGGACCGCTTCTTTTGACAATGCCAGATCCAAAGCCATCGGTCCCTCAACGATCACATCATCTCCAAATCTTCCTTCTTTGCCCAATCTTTCCAACTCAGCAGCATCAACTGTTGCCTGCATTTTGGGGTTTACCTTTTCCTTAGCAGCTAAAACAGCCACCTTTATCTTTTCATTACCCATAGCTCTCGCTACAACTGATGCATTGTCAATAATTTTTGCTTTCTCCTCAACATCGGGATAGAGGTTCATTCCACCATCTGTCAGATAGAGCAGCTTATGGTAAGTGCCGATTTCATAGACCATGACATGGCTTAAGAGGCTGTCTGTTCTTAATCCCCATTCCTTGTTTAACACTGCTTTTAGTAATATTGAAGTATCGACCAAGCCCTTCATTAAATAATCTGCTTCTCCCGCGGATACGAGCCTTACTCCCGTTTCAGCAGCCTCTTCAAGGCTTGAACTCTCAATGAATCTGAAGGTTGATATCTCGAGACCGAGCTTTTCTGCAAAATCGAAGGTCTCCTGCTTTGAACCTATGAGTATAGGGTCGCTTATCCCCATCTCCGCACTTTCTACGACAGCTCCCAGTACGTCTTCATCCTGGCAAGCAACTACAGCAAGCTTCA
This region includes:
- a CDS encoding bifunctional enoyl-CoA hydratase/phosphate acetyltransferase, producing MIKSLDELLELKGNKMKLAVVACQDEDVLGAVVESAEMGISDPILIGSKQETFDFAEKLGLEISTFRFIESSSLEEAAETGVRLVSAGEADYLMKGLVDTSILLKAVLNKEWGLRTDSLLSHVMVYEIGTYHKLLYLTDGGMNLYPDVEEKAKIIDNASVVARAMGNEKIKVAVLAAKEKVNPKMQATVDAAELERLGKEGRFGDDVIVEGPMALDLALSKEAVQVKRFPGEVAGDADILLVPNIEMGNGIGKAITYLAGGKSAGIIMGAKVPVILVSRADDKETKLYSIALGNMIAKYSREMAK